A single region of the Garra rufa chromosome 20, GarRuf1.0, whole genome shotgun sequence genome encodes:
- the nfs1 gene encoding cysteine desulfurase: protein MMNRTLSRKLLGSMCGISSPRLSFAQSAVNTVQKELIKSRELEKDELRPLYMDFQATTPMDPRVLDAMLPYQVNYYGNPHSRTHAYGWESESAMEKARKQVADLIGADPREIVFTSGATESNNMSIKGVARFYKAKKNHIITTQTEHKCVLDSCRILEAEGFDITYLPVQNNGLIDLKQLEETMRPDTSLVSIMTVNNEIGVKQPIKEIGHLCRSKNVFFHTDAAQAVGKIPVDVIDWKVDLMSISGHKIYGPKGVGALYVRRRPRVRIEPLQSGGGQERGLRSGTVPTPLVVGLGAACEIAQQELEYDHKHVTLLANRLVQKIMSEIPDVVMNGDQDQRYPGCVNLSFAYVEGESLLMALKDVALSSGSACTSASLEPSYVLRAIGADEDLAHSSIRFGIGRFTTEEEVDYTVEKCIRHVKRLREMSPLWEMVQEGIDLKSIKWTQH, encoded by the exons ATGATGAACAGGACTTTATCGAGAAAACTTCTAGGCTCCATGTGTGGGATCTCTAGCCCTCGACTGAGCTTCGCTCAAAGCGCTGTAAACACTGTGCAGAAAG AGTTGATCAAAAGTCGAGAACTAGAAAAGGATGAACTGAGACCCCTGTATATGGACTTTCAGGCCACCACACCCATG GACCCAAGGGTTTTGGATGCCATGCTGCCCTATCAAGTCAATTACTACGGGAACCCACATTCCAGGACTCACGCTTATGGATGGGAAAGTGAAAGCGCAATGGAAAAAGCGAGAAAA CAAGTAGCAGATCTTATTGGTGCCGACCCAAGGGAGATTGTGTTCACCAGCGGTGCGACTGAGTCCAACAATATGTCAATCAAA ggtGTGGCTCGGTTTTATAAGGCTAAGAAAAATCACATCATCACCACCCAGACTGAACACAAGTGTGTGCTGGACTCCTGCCGAATTCTGGAAGCAGAGGGGTTTGATATAACATATTTACCTGTGCAAAATAATGGACTGATTGATTTGAAG CAATTAGAGGAAACAATGCGTCCTGATACCAGTTTGGTGTCCATAATGACTGTCAACAATGAGATTGGTGTCAAACAGCCAATCAAGGAAATAG GTCATCTCTGTAGGTCCAAAAATGTGTTCTTCCACACTGATGCTGCTCAGGCTGTTGGAAAGATCCCTGTAGATGTTATTGACTGGAAGGTGGATCTGATGTCCATCAGTGGCCATAAGATCTACGGACCCAAAG GAGTTGGGGCTTTGTATGTGAGGAGGAGACCCAGAGTTCGTATTGAGCCTTTGCAAAGCGGAGGAGGACAGGAAAGGGGTCTACGTTCAGGAACCGTGCCCACACCTCTAGTCGTAGGCCTCGGAGCTGCCTGTGAGATTGCCCAGCAAGAATTAGAG TACGATCACAAGCATGTGACATTGCTTGCAAATCGCCTCGTGCAGAAGATCATGTCAGAGATTCCTGATGTTGTGATGAATGGAGACCAAGATCAGAGATACCCAG GATGCGTTAATTTATCATTCGCCTATGTTGAGGGAGAGAGCCTGTTGATGGCGTTAAAAGATGTTGCGCTTTCATCTGGAAG CGCCTGCACATCTGCTTCCTTGGAGCCCTCGTATGTCCTCAGAGCAATAGGGGCAGATGAAGATCTGGCGCACTCATCTATTCG ATTTGGAATTGGCAGATTTACCACAGAGGAGGAAGTGGACTATACAGTAGAGAAGTGCATTCGGCATGTCAAACGGCTGAGGGAGATGAG TCCGTTATGGGAAATGGTCCAGGAGGGCATTGACCTTAAGAGCATCAAATGGACCCAGCACTGA
- the LOC141293243 gene encoding pyruvate dehydrogenase [acetyl-transferring]-phosphatase 1, mitochondrial: protein MSPSIHHFRHHWSLQRWKEICTPACTNPPMTLNHRRNYDAKQMSLPQINHVLKANEYSLKPNVFNGSIKGFDSNILPSNSPSEDRRSAATCLQGRGMLFGVFDGHAGSACAQAVSERLFYYIAVSLLPLKTLNEIEEAVESERPVLPVLQWHKHPNDYVSTDAGKLYFNSLRTYWQERIDLNEDDDNRIDIQTALRNAFKRLDNDISLEAQVDFGVPFSHFTPLRVALSGCTACVAHVDREDLYVANLGDSRAVLGVQGDDGRWSALTLTNDHNAHNPDEMQRVLSQHPASERKTVVKHDRLLGLLIPFRAFGDMKFKWSGELLNRIYEARPELLIGNENAKMLLPNYHTPPYLIADPEITYHKLRPQDKFLILATDGLWDLMHRQTVVQVLGEHLSDIQWKKPVSGLGFTVGQMRRLLKERKSRALSALEDENSATHLIRHALGSDGSGSIEPKRIAKMLSLPQDLARMYRDDITIIVIHFSSSSN, encoded by the coding sequence ATGTCTCCTTCAATTCACCATTTTAGACATCACTGGTCATTACAGAGATGGAAAGAAATCTGTACACCAGCCTGCACAAATCCACCAATGACTCTAAACCACAGAAGAAATTATGATGCCAAACAGATGTCACTTCCACAAATAAATCATGTTTTGAAGGCTAATGAATATAGTTTAAAACCAAATGTTTTTAACGGGTCAATAAAAGGGTTTGACAGTAATATCCTGCCATCAAACTCTCCAAGCGAAGACCGACGGAGTGCTGCAACGTGTCTGCAGGGCCGTGGGATGCTGTTCGGGGTGTTCGATGGCCATGCAGGATCGGCTTGCGCACAAGCAGTTAGCGAACGCCTCTTTTACTACATAGCCGTGTCTCTTCTTCCACTGAAGACTTTAAATGAGATAGAGGAGGCTGTGGAGAGTGAACGGCCTGTGCTTCCGGTTCTACAATGGCACAAGCATCCCAACGACTATGTTAGCACCGATGCTGGCAAACTGTACTTCAACAGCCTGAGGACATACTGGCAGGAGAGGATAGATCTAAACGAGGATGATGACAACCGGATTGATATACAAACAGCTTTAAGAAATGCTTTCAAAAGATTGGATAATGATATTTCCTTAGAAGCCCAGGTGGACTTTGGAGTTCCTTTTTCTCATTTCACACCTCTGAGAGTGGCTCTGTCTGGATGCACAGCTTGTGTGGCTCACGTGGACCGAGAAGATCTTTACGTGGCCAATCTGGGTGACAGCAGAGCTGTTCTTGGTGTCCAAGGGGATGATGGGAGGTGGTCAGCTCTCACTCTTACCAATGATCACAATGCCCACAATCCAGATGAAATGCAAAGGGTTCTTTCACAGCATCCTGCTTCTGAGCGGAAGACAGTGGTGAAACATGACAGGTTACTAGGCCTGTTGATTCCTTTCAGGGCTTTTGGAGACATGAAGTTCAAGTGGAGCGGTGAGCTTTTGAATCGCATCTACGAGGCACGTCCAGAGCTGCTCATCGGgaatgaaaatgcaaaaatgcTGCTACCGAACTATCACACACCACCTTACCTCATAGCAGATCCAGAAATTACCTATCACAAATTGCGACCACAGGACAAGTTCTTGATTCTAGCTACTGATGGACTCTGGGATCTGATGCACAGGCAGACTGTTGTGCAGGTCTTAGGAGAACATCTGTCTGACATCCAGTGGAAGAAGCCAGTTTCTGGACTGGGGTTTACAGTGGGACAGATGCGCAGACTGCTGAAGGAAAGGAAGAGTAGAGCTCTTTCTGCTCTGGAGGATGAGAACAGTGCTACTCATCTGATCCGTCACGCTCTGGGGAGCGATGGTTCTGGCTCTATTGAACCCAAGCGCATTGCCAAAATGCTTAGTCTGCCACAGGATTTGGCAAGGATGTACAGAGATGACATAACAATTATAGTCATTCACTTCAGTAGTTCATCTAATTAA